caaaattcaaatttgaattcaaaaaaataaaaaattcccaaaccggtcataccggccggtaaaccggtcaaaccggccggtataccagtcggaaccggttgcacatgcgattttgaatttggatttgaattcaactggTTTCCACCtgtttccggtcaaaccggtccggtaaaccgcaaccggagggcggcggtttgaccggaccggtcagaTTTGTAAACCCTGCTCACACCACAcgcactcactcactcacacacacgcGCGCCTCAGCACCCGTGGGAAAACCCGCGTTGAGCGACGCTCGAATGCGGGTCGGCAGCCTCCACACCTGGAGTGCTAGCCACCCGAGCCAAGGCTCGGTCCAGGCCATCCAAGCCtcctgatgaggacatcactcctacgGATACAAACGACACTCCTCAAGTTGCTATACAAAGTCCAATTACTCGCGCGCACACTCGACAATTGAATTTacaggtgagctcgttcctaagtaatgtttattgtgaatttgagaatagattgctacctaatgatttaattgtacttaggaacaaagAAGAGGACCATCAAGGGCGTGGAGAAGACCTTGGAGGTGTGAAGGACCAgcggcctgggcgtccgttttagtaCGGACTGTTCCTGGAGTCCaaaactgaaacgaagtcgaattggtttgggcctccatcttgatccggacgTTCTCGCTGGTCCTCCATATGTGAATTGAAccatttatttgtgaattggtattcttatctcttttaTCACATATCGTgggtattatttttatataaacaatacataaataatatactaataatgacagaaatattaaatttagaatttatattggtgcattctactttttttctatatttagTGATTCTTTTTCTCAGTTTACCAATTTGAACTGAAATCATTCTACTTTTTTTCTTCTCGGTCTATTAGAAACATAAGAAAGTGTAGACTTTGAGATGTCATTATGTAGTACGTATAACTGACAGTGAAGGGGGCACAGTGACCACCCTATGATCGTTGATTGATGCTACTGGTCTTGCAGCTGGAGGAAGCAGAGTGTCGGCCGTGCGGACTTCCTGAGCCAGAGCGCACGGGTAGCAGCAGAGCCAGTGCAGGCAGTCGGTGAGGTCCGGCTTGCCGCAGCAGGCGTGGCTCGCCGGCAGACGGAACCTCCGGCGCATCTGGATCCTCCAGAAGCCGCCgtagaggaggccgaggacgcaGAGGAAGATGCCGGCGAGGCCCAGCGCGCCCCTGACGTCCTCGTTGTCGATGTTGATGGCCGCCAGGTCGAAGATGAAGAAGGGCGCCAGGCACAAGAGCAGGAACGTGGCGATGTGGACGTACATGTTGCCGAAGCCGAGCCTGCTCATGTTCCAACCAAAGAGGCAGCAGCTGCAGAACACGGAGACGTAGGCCAGCGACATGTCGTCCCACACATCCAGCAGCCCGCCCGCCCATGATGATTCTTCCCTGCTCTGCTGCTCGTCGTCCtcgctcttcctcctcttccgtTGCAGCTGCTGCGGATTATTGTTCATGTTGTTGTTGTCATTGCAGGAGGAGGACTCCTCATCGTCGTCCTCTGCCTGGGCCTCGTAGTCGTTCCCGAGAGGGCTGAGGTTGTTGTACagcccggccaccgccggcgcgcaGATGGCCACCGAGATGGTGAGGGCGACTCCGATGACGGGGCGCTCCGGCCTCCGGTACCCAAGGTTGAGGCCGCACAGCGCGTACTGCGCGAAGCAGTTGAGGTGCAGCAGCAGGACCACCACCGTGATGTGCTTCCTCTCGCCGGGCTTGCAGGTGCCGTCCTTGCAGTAGACCTGCCGGAGCTGGAGCATGTCGCCGGCTCTCCACCGGCAGAGGAGCGCCAGGTGGTAGAACCTCCTCGGGTGCTGGTAGAGGCACATGAGAGTGAAGAGAGCATTCAGGATCTGGTTGTTCACCTCGAACCATGTGTCCCTCTGCGATTTCGTCGGCAGCACGCGGCTGAGCATCCCGGTCATCACCATGAAGAGGATGGCCCCTGACACCCCGACGGCGACGATCCACACCAACAGAGCCATGTTCATGGGGCTCCTGATCCACTCCTTGGCCTTGTCCCACAGGGAGCCCCAGTCGATCTTCCTCACAAAGGCCACCGGAGTGAAACGTCGTCGTCTGGAAAGCATTTGGCGGGTGGACGAAGGCGAGCTCGACTGCCACTCCTCAGATGGTGCGTCATCGTTGTATGAATCTGAACCGTTCCCCATCATCATTCCTGCTGCATGCTGCTCGCCATGTTTCTGTTCAGGATCACCACCCGATGAACTGCCCATCTTATCTAGCTAGCTGATGAGAATTGGCATTGGTCTGCAAGTAAACAGGAAattcatttctgcatgcatggtGAATGAATGAATAATAATCAAGGGCAGCACAGTACAGGGAAGAAATGGTTGACTTGTCAATTTTGCAGAGAAGGGGCTAGCTGCTTGAGTTCGATTGAtgaacatatatatatgcagTATAATGATTAGTTCTGCTACGAAGGATCACGAATTTCACTGTATATCTAGTGGTCAGGAACTGTAAATCTGCAATACTGCAGGActgtatataattatatatacaaTCCACAACTTGTCCATCTCTCTTTTTCCAAAAGAAATAACAAGAAGATACAACTTATGATGCGTAACTAACAAGAAGAACAAGGTCTCTTGTTGGAACTTTCTCGATACTTACATGCATGGATTTATCTCTTGATGAAATCTGATGGAGGGATCATCTCACCTGATGGCTGAAGCTGAATCGAATTCCAAACATGACTCCAGCTGCCCTGGAGAGCTCGATCGCCTCCATCCAATGGAATGGAATTCGTTCCGTGCAAGCTGGGCGGAGCTTcctggagagagaaagagacttGCTTCTTGGACATGGTCATCACCCATCGGTCGACAAGTCCAAGGTCAACAATGTTTGTTAGGGGTGCACAAACACAAGTCGTGCTTGGCGTCTTATTAAGCTACCTATTTTCATACAACACAAACCTGTGCCTTTTTAAACTTCAacgaattccaagccaaatggTCATCAGAGTGAGTACAACAGCGAATTTACAGCAGAACAGCTATGGATCATTGTCAAACGACAAACATGAAGCCAGCTGTACTGTCCAGCAAAACAACAACAGCTCCAGCATGTGCCTCTACCCTCTAGCCCTTTTTTTTCATCTACTGTACTATACAGCCATCCCAAGGCCTACTGAAATTAAAATTCGGCAAATTTTCATcagaggagggagaaaaaaTGTAGCAACCTAGAACTGAATACATGTATTATGAAGGAAGCCAGATGTTCTATTGCTTCTCTGCAACATGGCCAGAAAAACTTGTGTTGCATGGCTTCAGTTTCTTTGCGTGCACCACAATGTTAGCCAGGCGAACGGAGGTCAATCTCTGGAACCCACCGTGGCTTTCTTCTCCTGTGTA
The genomic region above belongs to Panicum virgatum strain AP13 chromosome 8N, P.virgatum_v5, whole genome shotgun sequence and contains:
- the LOC120685473 gene encoding uncharacterized protein LOC120685473, which gives rise to MGSSSGGDPEQKHGEQHAAGMMMGNGSDSYNDDAPSEEWQSSSPSSTRQMLSRRRRFTPVAFVRKIDWGSLWDKAKEWIRSPMNMALLVWIVAVGVSGAILFMVMTGMLSRVLPTKSQRDTWFEVNNQILNALFTLMCLYQHPRRFYHLALLCRWRAGDMLQLRQVYCKDGTCKPGERKHITVVVLLLHLNCFAQYALCGLNLGYRRPERPVIGVALTISVAICAPAVAGLYNNLSPLGNDYEAQAEDDDEESSSCNDNNNMNNNPQQLQRKRRKSEDDEQQSREESSWAGGLLDVWDDMSLAYVSVFCSCCLFGWNMSRLGFGNMYVHIATFLLLCLAPFFIFDLAAINIDNEDVRGALGLAGIFLCVLGLLYGGFWRIQMRRRFRLPASHACCGKPDLTDCLHWLCCYPCALAQEVRTADTLLPPAARPVASINDHRVVTVPPSLSVIRTT